One stretch of Schlesneria sp. DSM 10557 DNA includes these proteins:
- a CDS encoding DUF1501 domain-containing protein: protein MHFFPDHTRRHFLAQSGFGLSSLALTHLLTQEAKGAPAKPDLEKQSFDLLPKRTPHAPQANAMISLFMQGGPSHIDMFEPKPELDRLNGQTFNGQLQLDNAAEATSKLYASPWKFKKHGECGTELSELLPHLGKVVDDICLIRSMHTGVNNHVQSIWALTNGRIQQGRPSLGSWMAYGLGTENQNMPAFVVLTDPSGLPVAGVENWTNGWLPSLYQGTVIRPKEPRILNLDPPPQFQGAVQDKFLNYVRELNQDHLSQRPGEHDLAARISSYELAARMQTAAKEALDLSQETAETKELYGLNNPRSAEYGTRCLIARRLVERGVRFVQVHTGNQHWDHHGAIKTGLPQMCEVTDQPSAALVMDLKRRGLLDTTLVHWGGEMGRLPVIQNEKNIGRDHNTFGFSMWLAGGGVKGGLAYGATDEVGHHAVENVVNHFDYHATLLHLFGLDPEKLTFARPGTPGTLLDGQPGKIVWDILKRGQEKA, encoded by the coding sequence ATGCACTTCTTCCCAGACCACACTCGACGACATTTTCTCGCCCAATCCGGGTTTGGATTGTCGTCACTCGCGCTGACGCACCTGCTCACGCAAGAGGCCAAGGGAGCGCCAGCGAAGCCCGATCTGGAAAAGCAGTCGTTTGATCTTCTGCCCAAACGAACTCCCCATGCACCGCAGGCGAACGCGATGATCTCGCTGTTCATGCAGGGGGGGCCTAGCCATATCGATATGTTCGAGCCCAAGCCGGAACTTGATCGTCTGAACGGACAGACCTTCAATGGTCAGCTTCAGCTCGACAATGCGGCCGAGGCGACTTCCAAGCTGTATGCGTCGCCCTGGAAGTTCAAGAAGCACGGCGAGTGCGGTACGGAACTCAGCGAACTGTTGCCGCACCTGGGCAAGGTCGTGGACGACATTTGTCTAATCCGCTCGATGCACACAGGCGTCAATAATCACGTGCAATCGATCTGGGCATTGACCAACGGCCGCATCCAGCAAGGTCGACCTTCCCTGGGTTCATGGATGGCCTATGGTCTGGGGACCGAAAACCAGAACATGCCCGCATTCGTCGTTCTGACGGATCCATCGGGATTGCCTGTCGCGGGAGTCGAAAACTGGACGAATGGCTGGCTTCCCTCGCTGTATCAGGGAACGGTGATTCGCCCGAAAGAGCCTCGAATTCTCAACCTGGATCCACCTCCTCAGTTCCAGGGGGCGGTGCAGGACAAGTTCCTGAACTACGTCCGCGAGCTGAACCAGGATCACCTGTCGCAACGGCCGGGTGAACATGATCTGGCGGCGCGGATTTCGAGTTATGAGCTGGCGGCCCGGATGCAGACCGCTGCCAAGGAAGCACTCGACCTGTCACAGGAAACTGCCGAGACAAAGGAACTGTACGGACTGAATAATCCTAGGTCTGCAGAGTATGGCACGCGGTGTCTCATCGCGCGGCGACTGGTTGAACGCGGTGTCCGCTTCGTGCAGGTTCATACCGGGAACCAGCATTGGGACCATCACGGTGCGATCAAAACAGGATTGCCGCAAATGTGCGAAGTGACCGATCAACCATCGGCTGCACTCGTCATGGACCTCAAACGCCGCGGTCTGCTCGACACGACGCTCGTCCACTGGGGCGGCGAAATGGGCCGTCTGCCGGTGATTCAGAACGAAAAGAACATCGGTCGCGACCACAATACCTTCGGGTTCAGCATGTGGCTCGCCGGTGGTGGAGTGAAGGGGGGACTGGCGTATGGTGCGACTGATGAAGTCGGTCACCATGCCGTGGAGAACGTCGTCAACCACTTCGACTACCATGCGACACTGCTGCATTTGTTCGGTCTGGATCCCGAAAAGCTGACCTTTGCCCGTCCCGGTACCCCAGGGACGCTGCTTGACGGTCAGCCCGGTAAAATCGTCTGGGACATTTTGAAACGAGGCCAGGAAAAGGCCTGA
- a CDS encoding DUF1553 domain-containing protein, whose amino-acid sequence MKNLSLALAILFASWPVLRAAETPGEVLFEPHIRPILKSFCFHCHGEEETVEGKLDLRLARLMMSGGEGGPAIVPGNAEKSLLLERIRSGEMPPGEKKLTPEQVNLITRWVAGGAKTARPEPEKPLEGDFTDEERAFWSVQPIRKPSVPAVQHTEQVRSPIDQFLLAVLESKDWDFSEPADRLTLVRRLSFDLHGLPPSPDTVERFVNDPAPDAVERLTDELLASPRYGERWGRHWLDVAGYADSDGYTEADPVRDYAFKYRDYVIRAFNSDKPFDQFIVEQLAGDELVTYPYENLSPDATDKLAATGFLRMAPDGTASGGVDVNAASNEVIAETIKIVSTSMLGMTVGCAQCHNHRYDPITQADYYRFRAVFEPGYNTKAWRAPGSRLISLWSADQRLTAKVLGDAEYKLSEQRGRELNAIVQEVFEREVNKLPEAQRAPARQARATSADKRTPEQQQILKETPSLNVDGGSVYLYEPARIDEFNRRWDERIAQIRSLRPAEDYVSGFTEIPGQVPPTHLFYRGEINQPKQEVTPAELSIVSLTSPVEIAIDDPQVPTTGRRLAYARNLTSGKHPLLSRVMVNRFWMHHFGKGIVATPGDFGYLGERPSHPELLDWLATRFVSDGWQLKRFHRLLLGSTAFQQRSQRRPEIDAADPDNRLLARMPVRRLEAEEIRDSMLSCSGSLSDKMYGKPAPVAVDEVGQVIVGLPTLDLAGGRINQGVSLREDEFRRSIYVQVRRSLPLGMLEPFDMATLSPNCDIRQSSTVAPQALLMMNNSLVVREAEKFADRVRKVAGDNISEQVKFAWVTAFTRPPTERELAGAIAFLTEQTEQVAAKVPAGQAGKEPSPAQVALASFCQGLLSTNLFLYVD is encoded by the coding sequence ATGAAAAATCTCAGCCTTGCCCTCGCGATCCTGTTCGCTTCCTGGCCCGTTCTGCGAGCTGCAGAGACTCCCGGCGAAGTGTTGTTTGAACCGCACATTCGCCCCATTCTGAAGTCGTTTTGCTTCCATTGTCACGGCGAAGAAGAAACCGTCGAAGGGAAGCTCGATCTTCGTCTGGCGCGACTGATGATGAGCGGCGGAGAAGGGGGCCCGGCGATCGTGCCGGGGAACGCCGAAAAGAGTTTGCTGCTTGAGAGAATTCGATCCGGGGAAATGCCGCCGGGCGAGAAAAAATTGACACCCGAACAAGTGAATCTCATCACACGCTGGGTTGCGGGAGGAGCCAAAACGGCTCGTCCGGAACCGGAAAAGCCTCTGGAAGGGGACTTCACTGATGAAGAGCGGGCATTCTGGTCAGTCCAGCCGATCCGCAAACCTTCTGTCCCTGCAGTCCAGCATACTGAGCAGGTCCGCTCGCCCATCGATCAGTTTCTGCTGGCAGTCCTGGAGTCCAAAGACTGGGACTTCTCGGAACCCGCAGATCGTTTGACGCTGGTTCGCCGGCTCTCCTTCGACTTGCACGGATTGCCTCCTTCTCCCGATACGGTGGAGCGTTTCGTTAATGACCCGGCGCCCGACGCAGTCGAACGTTTGACCGACGAACTGCTGGCCTCGCCCCGTTACGGTGAACGCTGGGGTCGACATTGGCTGGATGTTGCCGGTTATGCCGATAGTGATGGTTACACCGAAGCGGATCCCGTTCGGGATTATGCGTTCAAGTACCGTGACTATGTCATCCGGGCGTTTAACTCAGACAAGCCGTTCGACCAGTTCATCGTCGAGCAACTGGCGGGTGACGAATTGGTGACGTACCCGTACGAAAATCTTTCTCCCGATGCCACCGACAAGCTCGCGGCAACCGGTTTTCTGCGGATGGCACCTGACGGCACCGCGAGTGGCGGCGTTGACGTCAATGCCGCGAGCAATGAAGTGATTGCAGAAACAATCAAGATCGTCTCGACGTCCATGCTGGGAATGACGGTGGGATGTGCTCAGTGCCACAACCACCGTTACGACCCGATCACACAGGCAGACTACTACCGCTTCCGAGCAGTCTTTGAGCCGGGATATAACACCAAGGCCTGGCGAGCCCCGGGATCTCGCTTGATCAGCCTGTGGAGTGCAGATCAGCGGTTGACCGCGAAGGTGCTGGGTGATGCCGAGTACAAGTTGAGCGAACAGCGCGGACGCGAATTGAACGCAATCGTGCAGGAAGTCTTTGAACGGGAAGTGAACAAGCTGCCGGAAGCTCAGCGGGCACCAGCCCGGCAGGCACGCGCCACCAGCGCCGACAAACGGACGCCGGAACAGCAGCAGATCCTGAAAGAGACCCCGAGTCTGAATGTCGATGGGGGTAGCGTCTATCTTTATGAACCCGCGCGGATTGACGAATTTAACCGACGGTGGGACGAGCGGATTGCACAGATCCGATCCTTGCGTCCGGCCGAAGACTATGTTTCGGGCTTCACGGAAATCCCCGGTCAGGTTCCTCCGACGCATCTGTTCTATCGAGGCGAGATCAACCAGCCGAAGCAGGAAGTGACACCGGCGGAACTGTCGATCGTGTCCCTGACATCCCCGGTCGAAATTGCGATCGACGATCCTCAGGTCCCCACCACGGGACGCCGTCTGGCCTATGCCCGTAATCTCACCAGTGGCAAGCATCCTCTGTTGTCGCGCGTGATGGTGAATCGCTTCTGGATGCATCATTTCGGAAAGGGGATCGTCGCGACTCCCGGTGACTTCGGGTATCTCGGTGAACGTCCATCTCACCCCGAATTGCTCGACTGGCTGGCGACGCGCTTCGTCTCTGACGGGTGGCAGTTAAAGCGATTCCATCGTCTACTGCTAGGGTCCACTGCGTTCCAGCAGCGGTCACAGCGTCGGCCCGAGATTGATGCTGCCGATCCTGACAACCGCCTGCTGGCCCGGATGCCCGTGCGCCGTCTGGAAGCAGAAGAAATCCGCGACTCCATGCTCTCTTGCTCCGGCTCGCTGAGCGACAAAATGTACGGAAAGCCCGCGCCGGTCGCGGTCGATGAAGTGGGGCAAGTCATTGTCGGCTTGCCGACTCTTGACCTGGCGGGGGGACGGATCAACCAGGGGGTCTCACTGCGGGAAGACGAGTTCCGTCGCAGCATCTACGTGCAGGTGCGACGTTCGTTGCCCCTGGGGATGCTCGAACCCTTCGATATGGCGACCTTGTCACCCAACTGTGACATTCGCCAGTCCTCGACTGTCGCTCCTCAGGCATTGCTGATGATGAATAACAGTCTTGTGGTTCGCGAAGCGGAAAAGTTCGCCGACCGTGTTCGCAAGGTTGCTGGAGATAACATTTCGGAACAGGTCAAGTTCGCTTGGGTCACGGCCTTCACGCGCCCTCCAACTGAACGGGAACTGGCCGGTGCAATTGCATTCCTGACCGAGCAGACAGAGCAGGTTGCTGCCAAAGTTCCTGCTGGTCAGGCGGGTAAGGAGCCATCCCCGGCGCAGGTCGCACTGGCGAGCTTCTGCCAGGGCCTGTTGAGCACAAACCTGTTCCTCTATGTCGACTGA
- a CDS encoding DUF58 domain-containing protein — protein sequence MTQSVLSRYLNPEILRRVADRPLEPHGLVMGNLAGAHKSPLSGFAVEFAGHRDYIVGDDPRHIDWRLYYKRDRLSIKQYEMETNFVCHLVLDISASMRYGAGNEQKLFCAAQAATTLAYSIIAQNDKVSLTTFDDRIQGYVPPGNTLAQIHRIIQHLDQISPVEKTNMVDCLTDLTGRMGRREIVMIFSDFFTDLTALETVLQRMKYNRHEIVLFHILHPHERTFQFEGMVKFLGIEETAEYLTQTEDIRNGYLASLHRYEAAFEDLCRRNAIERVSVDTSGNLGDDLVEYLNQRTRVRLR from the coding sequence ATGACGCAGAGCGTGCTTTCCCGGTACCTGAATCCCGAGATTCTCAGACGCGTTGCTGATCGACCACTGGAACCGCACGGACTGGTAATGGGGAACCTGGCGGGGGCTCACAAGTCCCCCCTCAGCGGCTTTGCAGTCGAATTTGCCGGGCACCGGGATTACATCGTCGGAGACGATCCACGGCACATCGACTGGCGGCTCTACTACAAGCGAGACCGTCTTTCGATCAAACAATACGAGATGGAGACGAACTTTGTCTGTCACCTCGTGCTGGATATCAGTGCGTCGATGCGGTACGGAGCCGGGAACGAGCAGAAGTTGTTCTGTGCAGCCCAGGCCGCCACGACCTTAGCCTATTCCATTATTGCGCAGAACGACAAAGTTTCCCTCACCACCTTCGATGATCGTATTCAAGGTTATGTCCCTCCGGGAAACACCTTGGCACAGATTCATCGGATCATCCAACACCTCGACCAGATCTCGCCCGTCGAAAAGACGAACATGGTTGACTGTCTGACGGACCTGACTGGCCGGATGGGACGCCGTGAGATCGTCATGATCTTCAGTGATTTTTTTACGGATCTCACTGCGCTGGAAACCGTGTTACAGCGGATGAAATACAACCGACACGAGATCGTGCTGTTTCACATCCTGCATCCTCACGAAAGGACATTTCAGTTTGAGGGAATGGTGAAGTTTCTCGGAATAGAAGAGACTGCAGAGTATCTGACGCAGACCGAGGACATCCGTAATGGATATCTCGCGTCGCTCCATCGCTATGAGGCCGCCTTCGAAGACCTCTGCCGACGGAATGCGATTGAACGCGTATCGGTGGACACCAGCGGAAATTTGGGTGACGATCTGGTGGAATACCTCAACCAGCGAACCCGCGTTCGTCTCCGGTAA
- a CDS encoding BatA domain-containing protein, which yields MLSFDASPYALAGIAAAAGPVLIHLLNRRRFKTVNWAAMDFLRDALERTRKKLHLRDVLLLALRILTIALFGLMLARPYFKGASSGQAWQNALLVATLVTTFGLAIHWATSTEGKRSRIVTAGLLFGVLISGFQLFGLSQRNLTSGESRFSSRMPLHAILVVDNSRSMGVESLGTRLLDRAKSKASEFINSLPLESRISVIPLAGSETPYTLEGYRNKEDARRALDRIPLVDTEGSIRSGLELAVQATQQTADPPAKRVVLFTDLQETGWQATVAPELMQQLTGMQIVQVATSPARNVWISGLHVEDGLTSAEVPCRLLARLNASRVETSSTRESEDPPFRVQVRLLIDGLEVASQILEVSPGQEREIEFIHQFETTPDPLKPDWTVATVIARPEHLSMDQLAEDNRQQIVVPVVSSLPVVFVDQFGDDENLEQNRIGETYALRHLLAPRSSVDKLQRRLIETIHLRGDQITQEILETARLVIIGGVEKPDESTISLLHDYVQQGGPLVVLAGAHFDPSAWTERAWRSGQGILPVPLAASPIGMTPEESSQQIRPFYLAFETMQHDFFLVEGEDPQTLSALFDATPFFKAVQATMSPDLLSDLLEADTRRLTERQQFLEAYEARPSSRADNSAVVEEAERTYRRWEPSWWNWRSPLPLVDRTLSPAELAKRSQPRVLAAFDGEGMPYLVERRIGAGRLLLFTSGVTSKWNLLKSSGAMYFFHRTCSQLMEETLSRRNYLAGQKITIPVERSDELGYWVIRPSGIREALYVEAINPSVSGVTIRRPVRAGTYLVQSEQGARGDTSAARLVDEIPIAVNGAESESNLTALPAATLMEQLDQYEIRVLTANDPIRLEGGSSRGRNLWKGFGWSVLACLLWEMFIVAGPSLKLRGQVVSS from the coding sequence ATGCTAAGTTTTGACGCCAGTCCATATGCTCTCGCAGGAATTGCCGCGGCAGCGGGTCCTGTGCTGATTCATCTGCTGAATCGACGACGATTCAAGACGGTGAACTGGGCCGCAATGGACTTCTTGCGAGACGCTCTTGAACGGACTCGCAAAAAGCTTCATCTGCGCGATGTCCTTCTGCTGGCACTACGGATTCTGACCATCGCTCTGTTCGGACTGATGCTGGCACGTCCTTACTTCAAGGGAGCATCATCTGGCCAGGCCTGGCAAAACGCTCTGCTGGTGGCAACTTTGGTGACCACCTTCGGACTGGCCATCCACTGGGCCACATCGACTGAGGGGAAACGAAGCAGAATTGTCACAGCGGGATTACTCTTCGGCGTGCTGATTTCGGGGTTTCAGTTGTTTGGACTGTCTCAGCGAAATCTCACTTCGGGTGAGTCTCGCTTCAGCAGCAGGATGCCCCTGCACGCGATCCTCGTTGTGGACAATAGTCGAAGTATGGGCGTGGAATCACTCGGCACCCGTCTGCTCGATCGCGCCAAAAGCAAAGCGAGCGAGTTCATCAATTCACTTCCGCTGGAAAGCCGGATCTCCGTCATCCCCTTAGCAGGTTCAGAGACCCCCTACACACTGGAAGGTTACCGAAACAAAGAAGACGCAAGACGTGCACTCGACCGAATCCCGCTGGTCGATACTGAAGGAAGCATCCGGTCAGGGCTGGAACTCGCCGTCCAGGCAACTCAGCAGACGGCGGATCCCCCCGCCAAGCGAGTCGTCCTGTTCACCGACCTGCAGGAGACGGGTTGGCAGGCGACCGTCGCTCCCGAGTTGATGCAGCAGCTCACTGGCATGCAGATTGTCCAGGTCGCAACTTCCCCCGCGCGGAATGTCTGGATCTCGGGTCTGCATGTCGAAGACGGCCTCACAAGTGCCGAAGTCCCCTGTCGGCTGCTAGCCCGCCTGAATGCCAGTCGCGTAGAGACCAGTTCAACCCGGGAAAGCGAGGACCCGCCGTTTCGAGTCCAGGTCAGACTGCTGATCGATGGACTTGAAGTTGCCAGCCAGATACTCGAAGTGTCTCCCGGACAGGAACGGGAGATCGAATTCATTCACCAGTTTGAGACTACCCCCGATCCCCTGAAGCCCGACTGGACTGTTGCAACCGTCATCGCCCGGCCCGAACACTTGTCGATGGATCAACTGGCGGAAGACAACCGACAACAGATCGTGGTACCTGTCGTCTCATCACTGCCGGTCGTCTTCGTTGATCAATTCGGTGACGATGAAAACCTGGAGCAGAACCGGATTGGTGAGACGTATGCCTTGCGACATCTGCTGGCCCCTCGCTCCAGCGTCGACAAGTTACAACGACGGCTCATCGAGACCATTCATCTGCGGGGAGATCAGATCACGCAGGAAATACTCGAAACAGCTCGACTCGTCATCATTGGGGGCGTCGAGAAACCAGATGAGTCCACAATCTCGCTGCTGCATGACTATGTCCAGCAGGGTGGGCCACTGGTTGTACTGGCGGGAGCCCATTTCGATCCGTCTGCATGGACTGAACGGGCCTGGCGATCAGGCCAGGGAATCCTTCCTGTCCCGCTTGCTGCGAGTCCCATCGGGATGACTCCAGAAGAATCATCCCAACAAATTCGGCCGTTCTACCTCGCCTTCGAGACGATGCAGCACGACTTTTTTCTGGTGGAAGGAGAAGATCCCCAGACTCTGTCAGCCCTGTTCGATGCGACACCCTTCTTCAAAGCGGTTCAGGCGACGATGTCGCCGGATTTGTTGAGCGATCTGCTGGAGGCCGACACCCGACGATTGACCGAACGTCAGCAGTTTCTGGAAGCGTACGAAGCACGCCCCTCGTCCCGCGCGGATAACTCCGCAGTCGTCGAAGAAGCTGAAAGAACATACCGTCGCTGGGAACCATCGTGGTGGAACTGGCGTTCCCCTCTTCCGTTAGTCGATCGGACATTGAGCCCCGCGGAACTGGCGAAACGGAGCCAGCCTCGAGTGCTGGCGGCTTTCGACGGCGAGGGGATGCCCTACCTCGTTGAGCGCCGCATTGGTGCTGGCCGACTGCTCCTGTTCACCAGCGGCGTCACTTCAAAGTGGAATCTGCTCAAAAGTTCCGGGGCGATGTACTTCTTCCATCGGACGTGCAGTCAATTGATGGAAGAGACGCTTTCACGTCGAAATTATCTGGCCGGGCAGAAGATCACCATTCCCGTCGAGAGAAGTGACGAGCTCGGCTATTGGGTCATAAGGCCGTCCGGAATCCGGGAAGCCCTGTACGTCGAAGCCATCAATCCGAGCGTATCAGGTGTCACGATCCGTCGCCCGGTCCGAGCAGGGACCTATCTTGTCCAATCCGAACAAGGCGCCCGTGGAGATACTTCTGCAGCGAGACTGGTGGACGAGATTCCCATTGCCGTGAACGGGGCCGAAAGTGAATCCAATCTGACCGCATTACCTGCTGCGACCTTAATGGAACAACTTGATCAGTACGAGATTCGCGTCCTCACGGCCAATGATCCGATTCGGCTGGAAGGGGGAAGCAGTCGGGGAAGAAACCTGTGGAAAGGGTTCGGCTGGTCCGTACTGGCCTGTCTGTTGTGGGAGATGTTCATTGTAGCCGGGCCCTCGCTGAAACTTCGGGGGCAGGTGGTTTCCTCATGA
- a CDS encoding peptidyl-alpha-hydroxyglycine alpha-amidating lyase family protein produces the protein MTSSDSKIITSGGFTYRAIADWAKWPVDWHIWEVTGVATDSKDRVFVFNRSDHPVAVFDPDGNLLFSWGEGLFNRPHGIWIGPDDSVYCTDDLDHTIHKFTAEGRHVLTLGTSGKPSDTGATSIDYRTIRYAGPPFHFPTNLAVAPNGDWYVADGYGNARIHKFSPDGTLQFSWGEPGSGPGQFHVPHGITVDRNGVVYVADRENSRLQLFSPEGKFLTEWTDIARPCEMVIDQEGLVYVAELGYRAGMWPGTTAPAADSPGGRLSIFDSSGHLLSRFGGGERPQEAGDFFAPHDLWLDKNGSLYIAEVVWSANGRQYPSTGRYHTLQKFERLAGVTP, from the coding sequence ATGACTTCATCTGACTCCAAAATCATCACATCCGGCGGCTTTACATATCGGGCGATCGCGGATTGGGCGAAGTGGCCCGTCGACTGGCATATCTGGGAAGTCACAGGCGTAGCAACAGACTCAAAGGATCGTGTCTTCGTCTTCAACCGAAGTGACCATCCTGTCGCCGTCTTCGATCCCGATGGAAATTTGCTCTTCTCGTGGGGAGAAGGTCTCTTCAATCGCCCTCACGGCATCTGGATCGGCCCCGATGATTCCGTGTATTGCACCGACGACCTGGACCACACCATCCACAAGTTCACGGCAGAGGGCCGTCACGTTCTCACCTTGGGAACAAGCGGGAAGCCATCAGATACCGGCGCAACCTCAATCGACTATCGCACGATCCGCTACGCGGGCCCTCCCTTCCATTTCCCGACGAATCTTGCAGTGGCCCCCAATGGCGATTGGTACGTTGCTGATGGCTACGGCAACGCGCGAATTCATAAGTTCTCGCCCGACGGGACACTGCAGTTCTCCTGGGGAGAACCGGGATCAGGCCCGGGTCAGTTCCATGTTCCGCATGGGATTACCGTCGACCGAAATGGGGTCGTTTACGTCGCGGATCGCGAGAACAGTCGCTTGCAGCTCTTCTCACCCGAAGGAAAATTCCTTACCGAATGGACCGATATTGCCCGCCCGTGCGAAATGGTGATCGATCAGGAGGGCCTGGTCTACGTGGCTGAACTGGGTTATCGCGCCGGGATGTGGCCGGGCACAACGGCTCCTGCAGCGGATTCACCCGGTGGCCGTCTCAGTATTTTCGACTCGTCCGGCCATCTCCTTTCCCGATTTGGCGGTGGTGAAAGACCACAGGAAGCGGGCGACTTCTTCGCTCCGCATGATCTGTGGCTCGATAAAAACGGAAGTTTGTACATCGCTGAAGTTGTCTGGTCGGCGAATGGACGTCAGTATCCTTCCACCGGCCGCTACCACACGTTGCAGAAATTCGAACGACTGGCAGGAGTAACTCCATGA
- a CDS encoding AAA family ATPase has translation MTTDSIPADDVAAVQKCEGAYNTLRDELAKVIVGQSDVIEQVLIAIFARGHALLEGVPGLAKTLLISSLAQALHLTFKRIQFTPDLMPSDVTGTDVIQENLETHNREYKFLPGPLFANMILADEINRTPPKTQAAMLEAMQERQVSAGGQIHQLPDPFFVLATQNPLEQEGTYPLPEAQLDRFLLHIRVAYPSAADEWEVARRVTTGHMGKIEGVLSGDDIVGYQRLVQRVPASDQVLGYAHALVRASRPGTEEAPDFVNKWVNWGAGPRGVLTLVTCAKARAILYGRYHATIGDVQAVAQGALRHRIAPNYAAQAADINSEKLIDMLMERTPADRKYARPA, from the coding sequence ATGACCACCGATTCCATTCCTGCGGACGACGTCGCGGCAGTACAGAAATGCGAAGGAGCCTACAACACGCTGCGCGATGAACTCGCGAAAGTCATCGTTGGCCAAAGCGACGTCATTGAACAGGTCCTGATCGCAATCTTCGCACGCGGGCACGCCCTGCTTGAAGGAGTCCCCGGTCTGGCCAAAACGCTGCTCATCAGCTCACTCGCACAGGCCCTGCACTTGACGTTCAAGCGGATCCAGTTCACGCCCGACCTGATGCCGAGTGACGTGACCGGCACCGATGTCATTCAGGAAAATCTGGAAACGCACAATCGCGAATACAAGTTTCTGCCGGGTCCGCTCTTCGCCAACATGATTCTGGCGGACGAGATTAACCGTACTCCACCCAAGACTCAGGCCGCGATGCTGGAAGCGATGCAGGAACGACAAGTTTCAGCGGGGGGCCAGATCCATCAGTTGCCCGATCCGTTCTTTGTGCTGGCAACGCAGAACCCGCTTGAACAGGAAGGGACCTATCCCCTGCCCGAAGCGCAACTGGACCGATTCCTGCTGCACATTCGCGTCGCATATCCCTCGGCCGCAGACGAGTGGGAAGTGGCGCGACGCGTCACCACAGGGCACATGGGAAAGATTGAGGGCGTCCTCTCCGGTGACGACATCGTCGGTTATCAGCGACTGGTCCAGCGTGTCCCCGCCAGTGATCAGGTGCTGGGTTACGCTCATGCTCTGGTGCGCGCGTCTCGTCCGGGTACGGAAGAGGCCCCCGACTTCGTCAACAAATGGGTGAACTGGGGAGCCGGCCCGCGAGGAGTCCTGACGCTCGTGACCTGTGCGAAAGCGCGAGCCATCCTCTACGGTCGCTACCACGCTACAATCGGCGATGTGCAGGCAGTGGCCCAGGGAGCTCTCCGGCATCGAATCGCCCCCAACTACGCTGCACAGGCTGCGGACATTAACAGCGAAAAGCTGATCGACATGCTCATGGAAAGAACACCGGCCGACAGGAAATATGCCCGGCCCGCATAA
- a CDS encoding squalene--hopene cyclase, whose translation MSRLTIVFRSLLIAPVLWAALAVPVLGQNEWEVTPESELALDRGLAWLAKTQGPQGNWESNDLGLVGLGALAFLSAGHMPGRGKYGDNVDRALKFVVKNAKPSGLLNIADAQRDLYNHGLAAFVLGQAYGMTDDPQIGKTLERALKLIANTQCDDGSWDYRAKRQAHGHDLSLSVMQAKALRSAVDSGFEVRNDVIKLAIQSVRGYYKADNGARGLEEMAREGGGTFTYDGNRATIAMSACGVVCLQEFGQYDDWRIPKNFDYMTREIARLSPVKGNGEVPFDAYTLYYVGQALYQTGGTRWETNYPILRDHLVKSQVRKPENPSEDGSWRDTRWVHGKPGQLYGTAVGCFILAIPNRYLPILQEGKIEGLGDHLGKEARN comes from the coding sequence ATGAGTAGACTTACCATCGTATTCCGCAGCCTTCTCATCGCGCCTGTACTCTGGGCGGCGCTGGCGGTTCCAGTTCTGGGTCAGAATGAATGGGAAGTAACCCCCGAATCCGAACTGGCGCTGGATCGCGGACTTGCCTGGCTGGCGAAAACACAGGGACCTCAGGGAAATTGGGAATCGAACGATCTGGGGTTGGTCGGACTGGGAGCCCTGGCGTTTCTGTCAGCGGGACATATGCCTGGACGAGGCAAATATGGTGATAACGTCGATCGAGCACTGAAATTTGTCGTTAAGAATGCCAAACCCTCTGGCCTGCTGAATATCGCGGACGCGCAACGGGATCTTTACAACCACGGCCTTGCCGCATTCGTGCTGGGCCAGGCCTACGGAATGACCGACGATCCACAAATCGGAAAGACGCTCGAACGAGCCCTGAAGCTGATTGCAAATACACAGTGTGACGACGGAAGTTGGGACTACCGGGCGAAGCGACAGGCGCACGGGCACGATCTGAGTCTGTCTGTGATGCAGGCCAAGGCGCTGCGCAGTGCCGTCGACAGCGGATTCGAAGTTCGGAATGATGTCATCAAGCTGGCGATTCAAAGTGTTCGCGGCTACTACAAGGCGGATAACGGTGCCCGTGGCTTGGAGGAGATGGCCCGGGAAGGGGGCGGAACATTCACCTACGACGGGAATCGGGCCACGATCGCGATGTCCGCATGTGGCGTGGTCTGCCTGCAGGAATTCGGCCAGTACGACGACTGGCGCATTCCCAAGAACTTCGATTACATGACCAGAGAGATCGCTCGGCTTTCTCCGGTCAAAGGGAACGGGGAAGTTCCATTCGACGCCTATACCCTCTACTACGTAGGCCAGGCTCTGTACCAGACGGGGGGAACCCGTTGGGAAACGAACTATCCCATTCTGAGAGATCACCTGGTCAAATCTCAGGTTCGCAAACCCGAAAATCCGTCCGAAGACGGTTCGTGGCGCGACACACGCTGGGTCCACGGCAAGCCTGGTCAATTATACGGAACGGCTGTGGGCTGTTTCATTCTCGCCATCCCCAACCGGTATCTCCCGATCCTGCAGGAAGGTAAGATTGAAGGACTGGGCGATCATCTGGGGAAGGAAGCCCGCAACTGA